The following coding sequences are from one Devosia yakushimensis window:
- a CDS encoding DegQ family serine endoprotease yields the protein MSMRSWILASCAVAVLAVGGTLAFSPWNAPSLAQVTTAPATPPAAPQTIEVPRSDAEIKLSFSPVVKAASPSVVNVYATRIEQQTVSPFANDPFFSRFFGRGQFQSRPRESQSLGSGVIVDASGVILTNRHVIEGATDVRIALSDGREFAVDIVIEDAQTDLAVLRVRQPGDATFPAIVFANSDALEVGDLVLAIGNPFGVGQTVTSGIVSALARTGVESSDYEFFIQTDAAINPGNSGGALVDLDGHLVGINTAIYSQSGGSVGIGFAIPANMAKLVAQAGVSGGQIVRPWFGAKMQAVNSDIAQSLGMAAPHGALITEVAPGGPAERAGFASGDVILSVDGMAVDDPSAFNFRLATKPIGQATALERVRAGKTDTVNFTIEAAPVASDDMVATITGNSRFAGTSVRQIDAALAEMKGLPYDAKGVIVTAVEAGSPAEQMGLKPDDVILSLNDTAMDTAAAFSQTASQRARTWQIILQRDGRVTRSIVSG from the coding sequence ATGTCGATGCGCTCGTGGATTTTGGCAAGCTGTGCCGTAGCGGTTCTGGCCGTTGGGGGGACGTTGGCCTTTTCGCCCTGGAATGCGCCCAGCCTGGCGCAGGTGACGACAGCGCCGGCAACGCCGCCAGCTGCTCCTCAGACCATAGAGGTGCCGCGCAGCGATGCCGAAATCAAGCTGAGCTTTTCGCCTGTGGTGAAGGCTGCCTCGCCCTCGGTGGTCAATGTCTATGCCACGCGCATCGAGCAGCAGACGGTCTCGCCTTTTGCCAATGATCCATTCTTCTCGCGCTTTTTCGGGCGTGGGCAGTTCCAGAGCCGGCCGCGCGAGTCCCAGTCCCTTGGCTCCGGCGTGATCGTGGACGCCAGCGGCGTCATCCTCACCAATCGCCACGTCATCGAGGGCGCGACCGATGTGCGCATTGCCCTTTCCGATGGGCGCGAATTTGCCGTCGACATCGTCATCGAGGATGCACAGACCGATCTCGCCGTACTCCGTGTGCGCCAGCCGGGCGACGCGACTTTCCCCGCCATCGTCTTTGCCAATTCGGATGCCCTCGAAGTGGGAGACCTCGTCCTGGCGATCGGCAATCCGTTCGGTGTCGGCCAGACCGTCACCAGCGGCATTGTTTCGGCCCTGGCCCGCACCGGCGTCGAGAGCTCGGATTATGAGTTCTTCATCCAGACCGACGCGGCGATCAATCCCGGCAATTCGGGTGGCGCGCTTGTCGACCTCGACGGGCATCTCGTGGGCATCAACACCGCCATTTACTCGCAAAGCGGCGGTTCGGTCGGTATCGGCTTTGCCATTCCGGCCAATATGGCCAAGCTGGTCGCCCAGGCCGGCGTTAGCGGCGGGCAGATCGTGCGGCCGTGGTTTGGCGCCAAGATGCAGGCGGTCAATTCCGATATCGCCCAGAGCCTGGGCATGGCGGCGCCCCATGGCGCGCTGATCACCGAAGTTGCCCCCGGTGGCCCGGCGGAACGAGCCGGCTTCGCCTCGGGCGACGTGATCCTGAGCGTTGACGGCATGGCGGTCGATGATCCCAGCGCCTTCAATTTCCGCCTGGCCACCAAGCCCATCGGGCAGGCGACGGCCCTTGAACGCGTCCGCGCCGGCAAGACCGACACGGTCAATTTCACCATAGAGGCCGCGCCCGTCGCCTCGGACGACATGGTCGCGACCATCACCGGTAATTCGCGTTTCGCCGGCACCAGCGTGCGCCAGATCGATGCGGCGCTCGCCGAAATGAAAGGGCTGCCCTATGACGCCAAGGGCGTCATCGTCACAGCAGTCGAAGCGGGCTCGCCGGCCGAGCAGATGGGGCTCAAGCCCGATGATGTGATCCTCTCGCTCAATGACACGGCGATGGATACGGCGGCCGCTTTCTCGCAGACGGCAAGCCAGCGCGCCCGCACCTGGCAGATCATTCTGCAGCGCGACGGGCGCGTCACTCGCTCGATCGTCAGTGGCTAG